Proteins encoded within one genomic window of Triticum aestivum cultivar Chinese Spring chromosome 2D, IWGSC CS RefSeq v2.1, whole genome shotgun sequence:
- the LOC123049191 gene encoding transcription factor MYB26 — protein sequence MGHHCCSKQKVKRGLWSPEEDEKLLRYITAHGHSCWSAVPKNAGLQRCGKSCRLRWINYLRPDLKRGTFSEQEERTILDVHRILGNRWAQIAKHLPGRTDNEVKNFWNSCIKKKLIAQGLDPKTHNLLPASKNLLHAHGGTGSGSNPSNNLAAGAQFHSPNGNGNGCATPPFTISSPTKAVYDAATVAPPVVAPGLYDVHNPGMLMGQHERGHQAALAMQQGYPYVHNNGGGLLMSFRDQNAAGVHASMDFMNGSSNSSSSMEYAAGMPNGNVFNPGVAAFMDETAAMWATVVEPGMGAGIEMAHQHRQQHGLGLEEVVGPPPPPLINGGSSGGKGLDMMDVSSEVYGSAGTTTAFDLELMESCGLFCGAAGNDMEQLQWDC from the exons ATGGGGCACCACTGCTGCAGCAAGCAGAAGGTGAAGCGGGGGCTATGGTCCCCGGAGGAGGACGAGAAGCTCCTCAGGTACATCACGGCGCACGGCCACAGCTGCTGGAGCGCCGTCCCCAAGAACGCCG GGCTGCAGCGCTGCGGCAAGAGCTGCCGGCTCCGGTGGATCAACTACCTCCGCCCGGACCTGAAGCGCGGCACCTTCTCCGAGCAGGAGGAGCGCACCATCCTCGACGTCCACCGCATCCTCGGCAACCG GTGGGCGCAGATCGCCAAGCATCTGCCGGGCCGCACAGACAACGAGGTCAAGAACTTCTGGAACTCGTGCATCAAGAAGAAGCTCATCGCGCAGGGTCTCGACCCCAAGACCCACAACCTGCTCCCGGCATCCAAGAACCTCCTCCATGCACATGGCGGCACCGGCTCCGGCAGCAACCCTAGCAACAACCTTGCAGCAGGCGCCCAATTCCATTCCCCCAATGGAAACGGGAACGGTTGCGCCACGCCACCGTTCACCATCAGCTCCCCAACCAAGGCGGTCTACGACGCTGCCACGGTTGCGCCGCCAGTGGTGGCGCCGGGTTTGTACGACGTCCATAACCCTGGCATGCTGATGGGGCAGCACGAGCGCGGTCACCAAGCTGCGCTGGCCATGCAGCAGGGTTACCCGTACGTTCACAACAACGGCGGTGGTTTACTCATGAGCTTCAGGGATCAGAACGCCGCGGGCGTCCACGCCTCCATGGACTTCATGAATGGCTCTTCTAATTCGTCATCTTCCATGGAGTACGCGGCCGGCATGCCCAATGGCAACGTCTTCAACCCGGGCGTGGCGGCGTTCATGGACGAGACGGCCGCAATGTGGGCCACCGTTGTCGAGCCAGGAATGGGTGCCGGTATCGAAATGGCACATCAGCATCGACAACAGCATGGGTTGGGGCTGGAGGAGGTAGTTGGACCCCCGCCGCCGCCATTGATCAACGGCGGTAGCTCAGGTGGCAAGGGACTGGATATGATGGACGTCTCTTCGGAAGTGTACGGCTCCGCCGGTACAACGACGGCGTTCGACCTAGAGCTTATGGAGTCGTGCGGGTTATTTTGCGGCGCCGCTGGCAATGACATGGAGCAGCTGCAATGGGATTGCTAA